The sequence TACTTCGTTGTCTCCAGCCGGGGCAATTCTAGCCTCAAAATCCGATAAAACCCCGTGAAGCGGCGTTAGCTGGTACTCAAAAACTTGCATCTGCTTGGTCGCGAGCGCGAGTTTTATATGATGGTCGAATAAATTAGCTACATTCGGCGGCAACACTTCCGTCGGTTTTTTTCCTAAGAACACGCTGGGCGGCACAGCCAAGTTGGTAAACTTTGGGGCATTGTAGTCTAGATAAGTGCCATCGGCACTCATGCAAAACAACATATCCGGGATAGCTTCGACAATAGCTCGATTTCTAGCCTGGGTTGCTTGCAGTGCGGCTTCGGCTCGTCTGCGTTGTGTAGCCGCCGCCACGGCATCGCTAATATCAAAAATTACTCCATCGAGCCAAAGCAGTTCCCCTGTTGCATCAAAAATGCCCTGCCCTTTTTCGGAAACCCAAGAGATGCTACCATCCGCTTTAATGAGGCGGTACTCGATGAGGAAAGGTTGTTGGTTTCTCACACCATCCCTAACAACCATCTCAACCTTATCTTTATCTTCGGGATGGATGATACTGGCAAAAGTTCGCACTTGATTGTTAATAAAATCGCTAGGCGGATGACCAGAAATATCTAGAATGGCATCGCTGATAAACCGCATCGTCCAGTCGGAATCATTGAGGCATCGATAAACAGCACCAGGAATGTTGGAGACTAAGGTTCTAAACCGTTCCTCTCGTTCTCGGAGTGCTTCCTCTGCCTGTTTGCGATCGCGTGCTTCAATCGCCAAAGAAACTAAATCGGCAAGCGACCGACCAAAATTCTGGTCTTCTGGCGTCCATTTACGAACCCCTCCGACGTGTTCTAAGCATATAACTCCCGCTGTTTGTCCCTTTAGTCTTATAGGTATATCCAGCATGGATGCAATGCTTAAAGGGGTCAAATAAAACTCGGAAAATTCTTTAGTTTTAGGATCGGTATGGGCATCCTCTATTGCGAGCGGTTCATCTTGCTGCAACGCTTGAAAATATGCAGGATAGTCTGCCGCTAGTAGTTCAAATCCTTCACTATGTTGATTGCAATTCTGCTCAAATAGATCGACGCACTGGATCTTAGTACCTGTTTCGTCAAAAAGCCATACACTAGAGCGTGCAACTTCAATATTATTTGTACTTGCTTCTGTAATTTCTTTTAAAGCTGCTTTTAAATCTCCCTGATTTACCGCCCGACTTTTAGCTAATTTTGTCAATACTATATTATGATTGCGTAGCTTGATAGCACTTTCGCGCAGGGCTTCTTCAGCTTGTATACGTTCGCCAATTTCCTGTTCGAGCCATGCTGTTTGTTCTCGCAGTTGCTTTTGCTGACGCACTATAGTCAATTGATTTTCTACACGGGCGATGACCTCTTCAGCTTGAATTGGTTTAGTGATGTAGTCTACTCCACCGACACTAAAAGCTTTCACTTTATCTAATACATCATTGAGAGCGCTCACGAAAATCACCGGAATTTCGCGCAGCGATGAGGAGGCTTTTAGCTGTTGACAAACTTCATAGCCATCCATATCTGCCATCATAATGTCGAGCAAAATTAACTCTGGCGGATCGGAATGCACTACCGTCAATGCCAGCTCACCGTTAATTACTCGACGAACTTCATAACCATATTCCGTGAGAATACTTGATAAAAGTTGCAAGCTCTCGGGAACATCATCAACTATTAAAATATCTCCTTTATTTGCCCTTATGCGATCGCTAAACATGGCTTGTTAAATCAATTATTTGATCCAGACGTAAATTTTTGACTTTTTTAGCTAGTGACTCAGCTAGCGCAACCTTTCCTGGTTGTATTTCTTCTAGCAACTCCCAAATCTCTTTTTCTCTAGCCGAAAGTGCCACTACGTTCATTTTCGCTACCCCTTCAGCAGGCATCTGGGCCACAGCTTCCTTTAAATTAAAAACGCTATCTGCTAAATTATGAACATCATATTTTGTTTAATCCATTTTCATTGTAGTCGATTCATCATTTAGGAGAGGTTGCTCGTCGTATATATAGCCTAATCCCAAATATTCGGTTTTGCACAGCTATCGTAGGATTTTAGAAGGAATAAGGACGTTTTATGTTTTAAGTAGTAAACCACCAGGCAAACGGAAAGCTTTAATATTTATATTAATTTTGCCTAACATAATTTCTTCCTATGAAAGCGAGCTAAATAATGTATCAACGAGTATTTTATCCGTCTATACGAGTCCTATAAAGCTTGTTGACTAAGTGGCCACCATCATCAATAAATTGGAGATAAACCACATAACCATCACTAACATAAAAAAACTGTCTTAATCGAATTTTCTACCATAAAAGCTCAATGGTTTTAAAAAAAGTCTCCAAATTACCCTAAATCCATTCCCTTCAGTATAAAGATGTAGGCGATGTTGTTTGACATCTTATGAATAAACCCGAAAAGAATAAACATCAATAATTACTCCAACGATTGGAGGTACTCGAACAGAAGAGATTTCGCTCGGCACATTGAGACAACTATCAATACGCAGCCTGATACGTTGCTCCCTATCTCGCTACCAATATTCAGGATTATAAATTAGATAATATAAAAGTCCCAAGTTGGCATAAATTCCCATCTTCGTATCATATTCTCCTCCCGGTGTTCGCGATGCCACCTCTAGGGCAAAAATCGGAACAATCCCATTTTATTCCCAAACTACATAGCTTTTTCCCTGGCTTCCTTGTCGGTGACGTTCAACTCCCAAACTCAAAAAGCCATCGGGAACTACAGGAACCAAAGGACTAACTCCTGTGGTATGGTAAATCCCCTCCAACTACGGGACGGGAGTGCGCGCAAGTCACACTACACACTAAAGGGCAATTCGGTGGAAATAACGCCTAGCTCAACAGTCGTCACCGCCTGCTCCCAGCAGAGCGGACGTGATGATTGAAAGCGCTGAGGTTTTTACACTTGTGAAGGTGAGAACCATCCCTCTGAAGCGTCTGAGGGATGGACGATTCACTTTATTCAAGGGGAGAGGCATTAGTGGATGGTGGCACAGACAGCGAGAAAAGATTTGCGCCTGTTTGAGCAAGGGACGCAAAGAGCCTTTGAGCGGACAAAACCAGCGCAGTTCATCCCCTTGGAAACGTGCCAGCGTCTATCTCAAACGGGAAGAAGTGCATCCTGGGTATCCTACTTAAAAATTCTGTATAACTACTGAATTTAATAAATTATTCACTTCTCATTTACGGCTTCTTAATATGAGGTCTCTATAGTTCTTATTACTTGGTTTTAAAATCTAAAGTTGTAGCCCTTATAACAGTTACTCCTTAAGGTTTGGTCGGCGATTATCGCCTCTAGGAAAATTGCGACAGCTTTTGCTGAACTTCATCGGGCAACGAAAGGATGCTGCAATTTTTCTATACTTCCGTGTCATACATATCTCTATTTGCCGTAATCTGAGAATTCACTCATGCCAGCGATTAATCTGAGTAGCACTTCAAGCAGCCCCTATTTTCAAGAATTTAATACATTAGCGAATATTGGTACCACCAATTCTTGGGCTGACGACTCTACAATTTCTGGTTGGTACTCCAACAGAACG comes from Microcoleus sp. FACHB-831 and encodes:
- a CDS encoding Uma2 family endonuclease, which produces MVPIFALEVASRTPGGEYDTKMGIYANLGLLYYLIYNPEYW